One segment of Acropora muricata isolate sample 2 chromosome 8, ASM3666990v1, whole genome shotgun sequence DNA contains the following:
- the LOC136926323 gene encoding GRB10-interacting GYF protein 2-like isoform X3: MSETLTFGPEWLRALSSGNSVTSPPPSPGPKYKLAEHRYGKEEMLALFSEEVKIPEELEMFDSVCRSRPVLPLAFQPLTEEEQRNSLGSVNSNAVLKLMGRGGVRGTGAPRGPGRGGLRGRGRGDGGYVRQTSYEESRGEGAGGFGRGMDSRRQGWNEASGRGAFERSPSLRESGSPGPGRGGYDPSLSRPRLSSDTTWERPERRSDSGNWRSGGATGEDEEGWRISGQRSAERSEKWRGGLTRGRGSWRGGSDTYRERGSHADDDWQVTRGGRRSYHDLDDVRGGSSHERLPEWSNDDSDDFNTPGTFDSSGAFVLHKQKEERESNKWEGKHEEHKQNADKSGRGQSESDASQTEDQDVCKEDEQDDNLFSDTGSSNFSEFKTSDPTVTQSPSSEQEPENVKRSSPPSVSPSSQAFTVQQQSSPTQSTTTTESQPEISEPTPMRHPPDGEAMPPVSQKEQKEEEPNMEHFAQAAENLVASLDDDEEDDVKTSSQSKELSNSPLVSDEVQWSYTDPQGKVQGPFTNSEMADWFSHGYFTMGLLVKRTNDDAFQPLGEVIKQWGRVPFIPGPQPPPFKGVPEHVHRQQQQQLIAQQQYQQLMQRHYLQQQLFHQQALMMQQQQQLQHNQQQLQQGPQSPQHSSPQNPSPPSTQLTQTQSTQGRMSPAQAPSRPQALSPHTESIWGAAQPQPTTTPVISPGPLFPTTTSASSKGWDRENSPQSVPSFEEIQRMEEEKEKHARLELERREAQARAIRLKQEEEDRRRLQEAAMMKKQQEEEERRRLEEAERRRKEQEELEKKQLEEARRKQEEEMRRKQETLRKHEQQRQFEMQKHQEDKKRMSDLRQQQQQALFRLQQQQQELLRKKDIQQRELQQKLQQKRQESQATGASLWGAPSSASGTLSLAQIQQQEERERKQRELHLQQLHAQQQREQQARGNPGWADRRVTSNPPPVKSLLQIQQEQAQQLEKRQHGASLSRSQPSHNPLSSSVWGNTSGSLSATWGPSSNSGNIWGTSPSKPPRPPQPSFVDDDDDDDSADDTNVENFWEDAVKAANKQQSTFQQRQQPSTHASRQVHNKSATEKRLNRDEENLRRLFHQQTGTDEFSQWCEQALRGVNNVTTASSVHIPTFCSLIKEVESPYEVYEYVRTYLGDSRETREFAREFIERRKKLKEKTAVPVSGFAQTSVWGVPVPRGPSVGKPTAANQSAGLFAGPPQEDPFDAMNKKKRKKKMQKVDPSILGFSVNAADRVNMGEIQTVED, translated from the exons ATGTCAGAAACACTAACTTTTGGCCCTGAATG GCTCCGTGCCTTGTCAAGCGGAAACAGTGTGACGTCCCCTCCTCCCTCTCCAGGCCCCAAGTACAAACTTGCTGAACATCGATATGGCAAGGAGGAGATGCTTGCATTGTTTAGTGAAGAGGTCAAGATTCCAGAGGAGCTGGAAATGTTTGACTCAGTCTGTAGATCACGACCAGTTCTCCCTCTTGCTTTCCAGCCTTTGACTGAAGAGGAGCAG AGAAACTCTCTGGGGTCCGTCAACAGCAATGCGGTTTTGAAGTTGATGGGGCGTGGAGGAGTGCGAGGAACGGGTGCTCCACGTGGACCAGGGCGTGGAGGGTTACGAG GCCGTGGACGAGGTGATGGTGGATATGTGAGACAAACATCTTATGAAGAAAGTAGGGGAGAGGGGGCAGGGGGATTTGGGCGTGGTATGGACAGCCGCAGGCAGGGATGGAATGAAGCAAG TGGTCGTGGAGCGTTTGAAAGATCACCAAGTCTAAGGGAATCAG GTTCGCCTGGTCCCGGTAGAGGAGGCTATGATCCGTCATTATCACGACCTCGGCTATCAAGTGACACCACATGGGAAAGACCTGAAAGACGTTCCGACAGTGGGAATTGGAGGTCAGGGGGGGCAACGGGCGAAGATGAGGAGGGCTGGAGGATTTCAGGCCAAAGATCTGCTGAGAGATCTGAGAAATGGAGAG GTGGATTAACAAGAGGGAGAGGCTCTTGGCGAGGAGGGTCAGACACGTACAGAGAACGTGGTAGCCATGCGGATGATGACTGGCAGGTTACGAGGGGTGGTCGCCGATCTTATCATGATCTTGATGATGTTCGGGGTGGTTCATCTCATGAACGGCTCCCTGAATGGAGTAATGATGACAGCGATGACTTCAACACACCAGGCACTTTTGACTCTTCAGGAGCATTTGTTTTGCACAAG caaaaggaagaaagagaaagtAATAAATGGGAAGGGAAACATGAGGAACATAAACAAAATGCTGATAAAAGTGGAAGAGGTCAA TCAGAAAGTGATGCGTCGCAAACTGAAGATCAAGATGTCTGCAAAGAAGATGAACAAGACGACAACCTCTTTTCAGATACAG GCTCAAGCAATTTCAGCGAATTTAAAACTTCTGATCCAACAGTAACACAGTCACCATCTTCTGAGCAAGAACCAGAAAATGTCAAAAGGTCTTCACCACCTTCTGTTTCTCCATCCTCACAAGCCTTCACAGTGCAACAGCAGTCAAGCCCAACACAATCCACCACAACTACAGAGTCACAGCCAGAGATTTCTGAGCCAACACCTATGAGACACCCACCTGATGGAGAAGCAATGCCCCCGGTCTCGcagaaagaacaaaaagagGAAGAACCAAACATGGAACATTTTGCTCAGGCAGCAGAAAACCTAGTGGCTTCATTAGATGACGATGAAGAG GATGATGTCAAGACAAGCTCTCAATCAAAAGAACTAAGTAACTCTCCACTTGTATCAGATGAAGTACAGTGGAGTTACACGGACCCACAAGGAAAAGTTCAAG GTCCTTTTACTAACTCTGAAATGGCAGATTGGTTCAGTCATGGCTATTTCACTATGGGTCTGTTAGTCAAGAGAACGAATGACGATGCTTTTCAGCCTCTGGGTGAAGTTATCAAACAGTGGGGAAGAGTTCCTTTCATCCCTGGACCCCAACCCCCACCCTTCAAG GGTGTTCCAGAACATGTTCACCGTCAGCAACAGCAACAGCTGATTGCCCAGCAACAGTACCAACAGCTGATGCAGCGGCACTATCTTCAACAGCAGCTCTTTCATCAGCAGGCACTCATGATGCAG cagcagcagcagttgCAGCACAATCAACAACAACTGCAGCAAGGTCCACAGTCACCCCAGCATTCCTCACCACAAAACCCATCGCCACCAAGTACACAGCTCACACAGACACAGTCCACTCAGGGCAGGATGTCGCCTGCACAAGCACCCTCAAGACCTCAAGCATTGTCACCCCACACCGAGTCCATCTGGGGGGCAGCCCAGCCCCAACCCACGACAACAC CCGTGATTTCACCTGGTCCATTGTTTCCAACAACTACATCAGCATCTAGTAAAGGATGGGACAGAGAAAACAGTCCTCAAAGCGTTCCATCATTTGAAGAAATTCAAAGAatggaagaagaaaaggaaaaacacgCAAGG TTAGAACTTGAAAGAAGAGAAGCCCAGGCTCGTGCAATCAGGCTTAAACAGGAAGAGGAAGATCGACGACGTCTACAGGAAGCAGCCATGATGAAAAAACAACAGGAAGAAGAGGAAAGGCGTCGGCTGGAGGAAGCTGAAAGGAGAAGGAAAGAGCAGGAAGAACTGGAAAAG aaacaaCTAGAGGAAGCAAGAAGGAAACAAGAAGAAGAGATGAGAAGAAAACAAGAGACGCTTCGAAAACATGAACAACAAAGACAGTTTGAAATGCAGAAGCACCAGGAAGATAAGAAACGAATGAGTGACTTACGCCAACAGCAACAACAGGCCCTGTTTCGACTGCAACAGCAGCAACAGGAATTATTGAGGAAGAAAGACATCCAACAGCGCGAGCTGCAACAGAAACTGCAGCAAAAGAGACAGGAGAGTCAA GCAACTGGGGCTTCGCTGTGGGGAGCGCCCTCTTCCGCATCGGGGACCTTGTCACTTGCACAGATCCAACAACAGGAAGAACGAGAAAGGAAACAAAGAGAGCTGCATCTTCAGCAACTGCACGCCCAACAGCAGCGAGAACAGCAAGCCAGGGGAAACCCGGGCTGGGCCGACCGACGGGTGACATCGAATCCGCCCCCCGTCAAGTCTTTGCTGCAGATTCAACAAGAACAGGCCCAGCAGTTGGAAAAGAGACAGCACGGCGCCTCTCTTTCAAGATCGCAG CCCAGCCATAATCCCTTAAGTTCTTCAGTGTGGGGGAATACTAGCGGTTCGCTGTCAGCGACCTGGGGGCCAAGTAGCAATTCTGGCAATATCTGGGGTACGTCACCCTCCAAACCGCCGCGGCCGCCGCAGCCGTCTTTTgttgatgacgacgacgatgatgatagCGCGGACGATACCAATGTGGAGAATTTCTGGGAAGATGCTGTCAAGGCTGCGAACAAACAGCAGTCTACTTTCCAACAGCGACAGCAACCTTCTACACACGCTAG cCGGCAAGTTCACAACAAATCGGCAACGGAAAAGCGCTTAAACAGAGATGAG GAAAATCTCCGACGGCTGTTTCATCAGCAAACGGGCACTGACGAGTTTTCTCAGTGGTGCGAGCAAGCTCTTCGCGGCGTTAATAACGTAACGACAGCTTCCAGTGTGCACA TTCCAACCTTCTGCTCATTAATCAAAGAGGTTGAATCGCCATACGAG GTATACGAGTACGTTAGGACGTATTTGGGTGACAGTCGTGAAACGAGAGAATTTGCTCGGGAGTTCATcgaaagaaggaaaaaactgaaagagaaaaCGGCTGTTCCTGTCTCAGGATTCGCTCAA ACTAGCGTGTGGGGTGTACCTGTCCCTCGAGGGCCTTCTGTTGGTAAGCCCACAGCTGCGAACCAATCAGCGGGCCTCTTTGCTGGGCCCCCTCAAGAAGACCCTTTCGACGCCATGAATAAAAAGAAGCGGAAGAAGAAGATGCAGAAAGTCGACCCAAGTATTTTGGGATTCAGCGTTAACGCAGCTGATCGCGTAAACATGGGAGAGATACAAACTGTCGAGGACTGA